In Thermospira aquatica, the following proteins share a genomic window:
- a CDS encoding L-lactate permease encodes MNIPFWLKILFAFLPFLWLFTGILGTPLKTHTVTFLALLVTTLLAFVGWQADPALVGISYLEGLVMAVVPIIWVILAAVFTYELSVKTKSINKLQNFLSRLSPEPAIQAVIIAFGFGGFLESVAGFGTAVAIPTAMLVGMGFSPLRAVLLSLVANSVPVAFGALGIPVIVLSRITELSLASLTQAIAWQLFIFSLLIPIVLVLISEWKKLPPLSVWIQAFFFGVIFTFIQTAVAIFVGPELVAVLASLGVLFVAFLIRFKAVKNDLVDISSSLAPYGFLLLFVLLTRLFPLPFLKAFPFVLRWSFQEHTIAIEWLTTPGTLLFLATLIGSLFQKASWGDITDALKQTVTKLRTSMLTIINIVIMAKIMGNTPMISDLSFALAKATGPLFPFFSPLLGALGTFVTGSDTSSNILFGRLQRDTALGLSLDPVWITAANTSGATAGKMISPQSIAVASAAVGLHGSEGKILSRSLWFCIGYVFLLGVLVATKSWLIIGH; translated from the coding sequence ATGAATATTCCCTTCTGGCTGAAGATCCTCTTTGCCTTTTTGCCGTTTCTCTGGCTTTTTACAGGTATCCTGGGTACCCCTCTCAAAACACACACGGTAACCTTTCTTGCTCTGCTGGTAACGACTCTTCTCGCCTTTGTTGGGTGGCAGGCAGATCCTGCTCTTGTAGGTATTTCCTACCTTGAGGGGCTTGTTATGGCTGTCGTCCCTATTATCTGGGTGATCCTGGCGGCAGTTTTCACTTATGAATTAAGCGTAAAAACAAAATCCATCAACAAACTCCAGAATTTTCTTTCCCGTCTTTCTCCAGAACCCGCTATTCAGGCAGTGATCATTGCATTTGGATTTGGAGGTTTTTTGGAAAGTGTGGCTGGTTTTGGGACAGCGGTGGCTATTCCTACCGCCATGCTGGTAGGTATGGGATTTTCTCCTTTGAGAGCTGTTCTTCTCTCCCTTGTGGCGAACTCGGTACCGGTGGCTTTTGGTGCACTGGGAATCCCTGTCATTGTTCTCTCTCGTATCACAGAACTTTCCCTTGCTTCTCTTACCCAGGCCATTGCATGGCAACTTTTTATTTTTTCTCTTTTGATACCAATCGTTCTCGTTCTCATCAGTGAGTGGAAAAAACTCCCTCCTCTCTCTGTGTGGATTCAGGCGTTCTTTTTTGGGGTCATATTTACTTTTATCCAGACAGCTGTTGCCATCTTTGTGGGACCAGAGCTTGTGGCCGTACTTGCCTCCCTTGGGGTGCTTTTTGTGGCTTTTCTCATCCGTTTCAAGGCTGTCAAAAACGATCTCGTGGACATCTCTTCAAGTCTAGCGCCGTATGGATTTCTGTTACTTTTTGTGCTTCTCACAAGACTTTTCCCCCTCCCCTTTCTCAAAGCGTTTCCTTTTGTTCTCCGCTGGTCTTTTCAGGAACACACCATTGCCATCGAATGGCTTACAACACCGGGAACCCTCCTTTTCCTTGCCACACTGATTGGCAGCCTGTTTCAGAAAGCGTCATGGGGTGACATCACTGATGCTCTCAAACAAACGGTGACCAAACTTCGAACAAGTATGTTGACTATCATAAATATCGTCATCATGGCTAAAATCATGGGCAATACCCCTATGATCAGTGATCTCTCCTTTGCGCTCGCAAAAGCCACTGGCCCACTGTTCCCCTTTTTCTCACCCTTGTTGGGCGCACTGGGAACATTTGTCACAGGAAGTGATACAAGCTCCAATATTCTTTTTGGACGTCTCCAGCGAGATACTGCCCTGGGACTCTCGCTTGATCCTGTGTGGATAACGGCTGCAAACACCTCAGGGGCAACAGCTGGAAAAATGATTTCTCCTCAAAGTATCGCCGTCGCTTCTGCCGCCGTGGGACTCCATGGATCAGAGGGCAAGATTCTCTCACGCTCTCTCTGGTTCTGCATCGGATACGTATTTCTCTTAGGGGTATTAGTAGCCACAAAAAGCTGGCTGATAATAGGACACTAA
- a CDS encoding aromatic ring-hydroxylating oxygenase subunit alpha translates to MIPNQWYIVLEPQEIKKNQLVGVTRFGERLVFWRKSDGSLVCFQDKCVHRGASLAIGEHLGNEIACPFHGFRYDETGRVTLIPANGKSAQIASYFHIKTYPVREYLGWVFLWWGEKEPTTEPFYFSDIDASFSWKSSHHLWPVHYSRAIENQLDLVHLPFVHKTTIGRGNRTLVNGPVQVIQENTISFWVYNEVDHGQTPKKASELPPPDPTRQHIQFIFPNMWQNYITEKMRILVAFVPVDETHTLIYLRTAQKFVKTPGIRQIVDSLSLFFSKIVLHQDERVVITQIPVKSALHMDEKLIPGDLPIITYRQMRDRLLQGS, encoded by the coding sequence ATGATCCCAAACCAATGGTATATTGTTCTCGAACCACAAGAGATTAAAAAGAATCAGCTTGTTGGTGTAACCCGTTTTGGAGAAAGGCTCGTTTTCTGGAGAAAAAGCGATGGAAGCCTTGTCTGTTTCCAGGATAAGTGTGTCCACCGAGGAGCATCTCTTGCGATTGGAGAACACCTTGGAAACGAGATCGCCTGTCCTTTTCACGGCTTTCGGTACGACGAAACAGGTCGTGTTACCCTGATCCCGGCCAATGGCAAATCTGCGCAAATAGCTTCTTATTTTCATATCAAAACCTACCCTGTTCGAGAGTACCTGGGCTGGGTTTTTCTCTGGTGGGGAGAAAAAGAACCAACAACAGAGCCTTTTTATTTTTCTGATATAGATGCAAGCTTTTCGTGGAAAAGCTCCCATCATCTCTGGCCTGTTCACTATAGTAGAGCCATCGAAAATCAGCTTGACCTTGTTCATCTCCCCTTTGTTCACAAGACAACGATCGGAAGGGGCAATCGTACACTTGTCAATGGTCCTGTGCAAGTCATCCAGGAAAATACTATCAGTTTCTGGGTGTACAATGAGGTTGATCATGGACAAACCCCCAAAAAAGCAAGTGAACTCCCTCCTCCTGATCCAACCCGCCAGCATATTCAATTCATCTTTCCCAACATGTGGCAAAACTACATCACCGAAAAAATGAGAATTCTTGTCGCTTTTGTCCCTGTCGATGAAACCCACACCCTTATTTACTTACGAACAGCCCAAAAGTTTGTAAAAACCCCCGGGATACGACAGATTGTAGACAGTCTTTCACTCTTTTTTAGCAAGATAGTGCTCCATCAAGATGAACGTGTGGTCATTACCCAGATTCCCGTGAAATCAGCCCTTCACATGGACGAAAAGCTTATCCCGGGAGATCTTCCCATCATCACCTACCGTCAAATGAGAGACAGGCTTCTCCAGGGATCATAA
- a CDS encoding two-component system sensor histidine kinase NtrB: MLEKDRFFEKVIDRIDHLDRNGLKNLIENLQQKQRVLQLVFEALDEGIIITAEDRVVTMNNVARIILGYKSRQYGNFQEMDKYIANWGLWNILKFLHGEEDIRKEFTIHQQQEPKYYLVEKRTIEDNLVLYKLVDQTEKKKLQFQLKNIESVAALNTLASGIAHEIKNPLTAIDLHTQLIQRAVQKNLVCLDESILQYIKTISHETKRLNQILNDFLLAARPRQLKLSFEDINSFVQELLLLVKPELEEKNIALREEYQNIPKNFIDKDYLKQAILNLIKNAMDAMEKSSLKILTVRTWYDNGRDSTAIEIADTGCGISPDQIQKIFEPYYTTKEYGTGLGLTITYKIIKEHQGEIQIQSKPGEGTSFTVYIPIHKGHKLLDRPL; encoded by the coding sequence ATGTTGGAGAAAGATCGCTTCTTTGAAAAGGTCATTGATAGGATTGATCATCTCGATAGAAATGGCCTCAAAAATCTCATTGAAAATCTCCAGCAAAAACAGCGGGTTCTTCAGCTTGTTTTTGAGGCTCTGGATGAAGGGATTATCATCACGGCAGAAGATCGGGTTGTCACCATGAATAACGTAGCCAGAATCATCCTGGGATACAAGAGTCGCCAATACGGAAATTTTCAGGAAATGGATAAATACATCGCTAATTGGGGACTCTGGAATATTCTCAAGTTCCTCCACGGGGAAGAAGATATCCGCAAAGAATTTACCATACATCAACAACAAGAACCGAAGTACTACCTCGTGGAAAAACGCACCATAGAGGATAATCTTGTCTTGTACAAACTCGTCGACCAAACAGAAAAAAAGAAACTCCAATTCCAGCTCAAAAATATCGAATCCGTGGCTGCTCTCAACACCCTCGCATCCGGTATAGCCCATGAGATCAAAAATCCCCTCACCGCCATAGACCTCCATACCCAGCTTATCCAGCGCGCCGTACAAAAAAACCTCGTCTGTCTTGATGAAAGCATACTCCAATACATTAAAACAATCTCTCATGAAACCAAACGTCTCAACCAAATTTTAAATGATTTCCTCCTCGCTGCCCGTCCACGCCAGCTCAAACTCTCCTTCGAAGATATCAATAGCTTCGTTCAAGAGCTTCTTTTGCTTGTCAAGCCCGAACTTGAAGAAAAAAACATCGCTCTCAGAGAAGAATACCAGAATATTCCTAAAAACTTTATCGACAAGGATTATCTCAAACAAGCCATTTTGAACCTCATCAAGAATGCCATGGATGCCATGGAAAAAAGCTCTCTCAAGATTCTCACGGTAAGAACCTGGTACGACAATGGACGAGATTCAACAGCCATAGAGATTGCTGATACAGGATGCGGTATCTCACCGGACCAGATCCAGAAAATCTTTGAACCCTACTATACCACCAAGGAATATGGCACAGGTCTTGGACTCACCATCACCTACAAGATCATCAAAGAACATCAGGGAGAAATCCAGATTCAATCAAAACCAGGAGAAGGCACAAGTTTTACAGTTTACATCCCCATTCACAAAGGCCACAAACTTCTCGACAGACCTCTCTAA
- a CDS encoding TIGR00269 family protein: MTPPKCTICKAKKTYFPVQVVLPSYNLKLCREHFLEWLEGRVAHTIKKYRMFTCEDKILVAVSGGKDSLGLWFLLHRLGYEADGLYIDLGIPEYSAESREHAQTLANRLGRTLHVVDMREELAPIGEMRNWTRKPPCSVCGTVKRYYMNRIAREKGYTVLATGHNLDDETAVLWNNTLHWNMEYLAKQYPVLAAQGPFLKKVKPLCLVSEKESALYTIFNRISYVKPECPYSTHASSLENKRFLQQLEEARPGTKITFYTGFLKNLSPLLHEPLKSTGVSLALCKVCGEPTTTEICFLCQLKQKMGKI, translated from the coding sequence ATGACCCCGCCAAAGTGTACCATTTGTAAGGCGAAAAAAACTTATTTTCCTGTTCAGGTAGTGTTGCCTTCTTACAATCTCAAGCTCTGTCGCGAACACTTCCTTGAATGGCTTGAGGGAAGAGTTGCCCACACGATAAAAAAATACCGCATGTTTACATGCGAAGATAAAATTCTTGTGGCTGTTTCAGGGGGCAAGGACAGCCTGGGGTTATGGTTTTTACTTCACAGGCTGGGGTATGAGGCTGACGGACTCTACATTGATCTTGGTATCCCTGAGTATTCGGCAGAATCGAGAGAGCATGCGCAGACCCTTGCAAACAGACTTGGGCGAACCCTTCATGTGGTCGATATGCGTGAAGAGCTTGCTCCCATTGGTGAGATGAGAAACTGGACACGAAAACCCCCCTGTTCGGTATGTGGTACGGTGAAACGTTACTACATGAACCGCATCGCCCGTGAAAAAGGGTATACGGTGCTTGCGACAGGGCATAATCTTGACGATGAAACGGCTGTGCTCTGGAACAATACCCTCCACTGGAATATGGAGTATCTTGCGAAGCAGTATCCTGTTTTGGCGGCTCAGGGACCGTTTCTCAAAAAGGTAAAACCCCTTTGTTTGGTTTCTGAAAAGGAGAGTGCCCTCTACACTATTTTCAATAGGATTTCTTATGTCAAGCCTGAGTGTCCCTATAGTACTCACGCGTCTTCACTTGAGAACAAACGTTTCCTTCAGCAGCTGGAAGAGGCTCGTCCAGGAACAAAGATCACCTTCTATACAGGTTTTCTGAAAAATCTTTCCCCCCTTCTTCATGAGCCACTCAAAAGCACGGGGGTTTCGCTTGCCCTTTGTAAAGTTTGTGGGGAACCTACAACCACGGAGATCTGTTTTCTTTGTCAATTGAAACAAAAAATGGGGAAAATTTAG
- a CDS encoding ubiquitin family protein — MEIRYEYRGEIHTLQQETKKMTAGELLQAIGLSPVYAFVVCDGEVVDEGRDISSASSIEVINAISGG, encoded by the coding sequence GTGGAGATACGGTATGAGTATCGGGGAGAGATTCATACCCTTCAACAGGAAACGAAGAAGATGACAGCCGGGGAACTTCTTCAGGCCATTGGACTTTCCCCTGTGTATGCTTTTGTGGTTTGTGATGGAGAGGTGGTGGACGAAGGGCGTGATATAAGTTCAGCCTCATCTATTGAGGTAATCAATGCTATTTCTGGAGGATAA
- the htpG gene encoding molecular chaperone HtpG codes for MERYSFQAESRELLDLMVHAIYSQKEVFLRELLSNASDALDKLRLLSLTNAVNLPEGHVFEIRIDRDSEKRVLVIEDSGVGMNHDELVNNLGTIARSGTKEFLQQIKEKNTPASELIGQFGVGFYSMFMVAERVEVFTRKAGETQGYHWVSDGKGEFTIEPVEKDTIGTRIVIHLKPVDEENGIEDFTREDVIRRIVKRYSDFISYPIKMKVIREENKEKKEVEETLNSMKPLWTRKPSEVSEDEYHDFYKHLTHDWENPLATITLQGEGTVEFQALLFIPSRVPFDIFYQSFEPKVNLYVKRVLIQENVDMLLPRYLRFVAGVVDSPDLSLNISREMLQQDKTILQVRKRLVKKILDTLLDMQEKDREKYTKFWQEFGVIVKEGIGADYENKEKLLSLLLFESSAGKDLITLEEYVKRMKEDQKEIYYLTGESRRVLETSPYMEAVKDKGYEVLFLTQPIDEFMMSAVHEFQGKKFHCLNKEPIEEKAPEVSEEDKPLLEKLQTLLSDHVREVKFSTKLVDSPACVMTKAFEFSPHVRKILGEKYPFGDERRILEINPKHPLFERFKGIYEENKEDARLEDLAQLFLGYALIAEGTPLPDPARFNALVLKMAEKL; via the coding sequence ATGGAGCGTTATTCATTTCAAGCAGAGAGTAGAGAACTTCTTGACCTCATGGTGCATGCCATCTATTCTCAAAAAGAGGTTTTTCTTAGAGAGCTTCTCTCAAACGCTTCTGATGCGTTAGACAAACTGAGGCTTCTTTCTCTAACCAATGCTGTTAATCTTCCTGAGGGGCATGTTTTTGAGATAAGGATAGACAGGGATTCAGAAAAGAGAGTTCTTGTTATTGAGGACTCTGGTGTAGGGATGAATCACGATGAACTGGTGAACAATTTGGGAACTATTGCACGTTCGGGTACAAAAGAGTTTCTCCAGCAGATCAAGGAAAAGAATACCCCTGCCTCAGAATTGATTGGTCAGTTTGGGGTTGGATTTTATTCGATGTTTATGGTCGCAGAGAGGGTAGAGGTTTTTACGAGGAAGGCAGGTGAAACTCAGGGGTACCACTGGGTTTCTGATGGAAAGGGTGAATTTACCATCGAACCTGTGGAGAAAGACACGATAGGGACGAGAATTGTGATTCATCTCAAGCCTGTTGATGAGGAGAATGGTATAGAGGATTTTACACGGGAGGATGTGATCCGCAGAATTGTGAAACGGTATTCTGATTTTATCTCCTACCCTATTAAAATGAAAGTCATCCGTGAGGAAAACAAAGAGAAAAAAGAGGTGGAAGAGACCCTCAACTCGATGAAACCGCTCTGGACGAGAAAACCGTCAGAGGTTTCTGAGGATGAGTATCACGATTTTTACAAGCATTTGACCCATGATTGGGAAAATCCTCTCGCTACGATTACTTTGCAGGGGGAGGGGACCGTAGAGTTTCAAGCTCTGCTTTTTATTCCATCTCGTGTTCCTTTTGATATCTTTTATCAGTCTTTTGAACCCAAGGTAAATCTCTATGTAAAGCGTGTGTTGATTCAGGAGAATGTGGACATGCTTTTACCTCGTTACTTGAGGTTTGTAGCAGGGGTAGTGGATTCTCCTGATCTTTCGCTCAATATTTCTCGAGAGATGCTTCAACAGGATAAGACGATTCTCCAGGTCCGTAAACGTCTTGTGAAAAAGATCCTGGATACCCTCCTGGATATGCAAGAGAAGGATAGAGAAAAGTATACGAAATTCTGGCAAGAGTTTGGAGTTATTGTCAAAGAGGGTATTGGTGCCGATTATGAAAACAAGGAAAAGCTTCTTTCTCTTCTTCTCTTTGAATCCTCTGCGGGCAAAGATCTGATTACTCTCGAAGAGTATGTGAAACGGATGAAAGAAGATCAAAAAGAGATATATTATCTCACGGGTGAATCCCGCAGGGTACTGGAGACCTCTCCCTATATGGAAGCCGTCAAGGATAAGGGGTATGAAGTACTTTTTCTCACCCAGCCGATTGATGAGTTTATGATGTCAGCGGTTCATGAGTTCCAGGGCAAAAAATTTCATTGTCTCAACAAGGAACCGATTGAAGAGAAAGCCCCTGAGGTAAGTGAAGAGGATAAACCCCTTTTAGAGAAGCTGCAGACACTTCTCTCAGATCATGTACGTGAAGTGAAGTTTTCTACCAAGCTTGTGGATTCTCCTGCCTGTGTGATGACCAAAGCTTTTGAGTTTAGTCCCCATGTACGAAAGATCCTCGGGGAAAAGTATCCCTTTGGTGATGAGCGGAGAATTCTTGAGATTAATCCAAAACATCCCTTATTCGAACGTTTCAAGGGAATCTATGAGGAAAATAAAGAGGATGCTCGGTTGGAGGATCTTGCTCAACTTTTCCTGGGGTATGCCTTGATTGCAGAAGGAACACCGCTTCCTGATCCGGCACGTTTTAACGCTTTGGTGTTGAAGATGGCAGAAAAGCTGTAG
- the frr gene encoding ribosome recycling factor yields the protein MVEAFEKFKKEAKDRMDKALSHFMEELKHVKTGRASIGMVEDIRFDYYGTPTPIRQAASLNTPDPHTIVIDAWDKSILKNIEKGINDANLGFTVVNDGKVLRVAIPPLTEDSKKALVKKIKEMGEEIKVTIRNERRDINNHIKELVKGGHISEDDERRELDAIQKITDDHIKHIDELVEKKAKEIMEF from the coding sequence ATGGTAGAAGCATTTGAAAAATTTAAGAAAGAAGCCAAGGATCGAATGGATAAAGCATTAAGCCACTTTATGGAAGAACTCAAACATGTGAAAACAGGCCGCGCCAGCATTGGGATGGTAGAAGACATCCGTTTTGATTACTATGGGACACCAACTCCCATTCGTCAGGCAGCATCCCTAAATACTCCAGATCCCCACACTATCGTTATCGATGCATGGGACAAAAGCATCCTTAAAAACATAGAAAAAGGTATTAATGATGCTAATCTTGGTTTTACTGTGGTTAACGACGGTAAAGTCCTTCGTGTAGCCATACCACCTCTCACCGAAGATTCCAAAAAAGCACTTGTGAAAAAGATAAAAGAAATGGGAGAGGAGATCAAGGTTACTATCCGCAATGAGCGTCGTGATATCAACAACCATATCAAAGAACTTGTCAAAGGTGGACATATTAGTGAAGACGATGAAAGAAGAGAACTTGACGCCATACAAAAGATTACCGACGATCATATCAAACATATCGACGAGCTTGTAGAAAAGAAAGCCAAAGAGATTATGGAATTCTAA
- the uppS gene encoding polyprenyl diphosphate synthase has translation MKFFGYTLYPEKFPRHVAFIMDGNGRWARQRFLPRNEGHKKGYETLKRIIEFNENLQIPYISAYAFSTENWERPREEVDFLMDMAAKVIDEYVDRMKEKNIRFCYTGSFERISPRLRQKFEHAIDSTKNGRYVFNIVFNYGGRKEITDAAKKIALDIQKGKLSPEEISENIFEQYLYSPDIPPVDLLIRTSGEQRISNFLLWESAYAELYFTSKLWPDFSPKDFCKALADYQKRQRRFGKI, from the coding sequence ATGAAATTTTTTGGTTATACTCTCTATCCAGAGAAATTCCCCCGCCACGTTGCCTTTATCATGGATGGCAACGGGCGGTGGGCTCGTCAACGTTTTCTTCCACGAAATGAAGGACATAAAAAAGGATACGAAACCCTTAAACGAATCATTGAATTTAACGAAAATCTTCAAATCCCGTATATCAGCGCCTATGCCTTTTCGACAGAAAACTGGGAAAGACCCAGAGAGGAAGTAGACTTCCTGATGGACATGGCTGCCAAAGTGATTGACGAATATGTAGACCGTATGAAAGAAAAGAACATTCGTTTTTGTTATACAGGAAGCTTCGAAAGGATTAGCCCACGGCTTCGCCAAAAGTTCGAACACGCCATAGACAGTACAAAAAATGGGCGCTATGTCTTTAATATTGTCTTTAACTATGGGGGAAGAAAAGAAATAACCGACGCTGCAAAAAAAATTGCTCTCGATATTCAAAAGGGAAAACTTTCTCCTGAAGAAATTTCAGAAAACATATTCGAACAGTACCTGTATTCCCCAGATATTCCGCCGGTAGATCTCCTCATCCGCACCAGTGGAGAACAGAGGATAAGTAATTTCTTGTTATGGGAATCTGCCTATGCGGAGTTATATTTTACTTCTAAACTCTGGCCAGACTTTTCGCCAAAAGACTTTTGCAAGGCCCTTGCCGATTATCAAAAGCGCCAGAGACGATTTGGAAAAATCTAA
- a CDS encoding phosphatidate cytidylyltransferase — MRERFIVALVLIPIGAFFVFTSFWNNFLFFLAFLVVSLFINYEVASLLEKRGFHFYLWTNSILVTLSTLSYYLFSLQIYDLGYFYVIQILLLSLSFLITFFLESLQGKFEDAPTNLGMSLAMYILTGIFFPFLILLKAQDRTGWLVFLPLFLTWIGDAGGYFAGKLFGNHKLSFLSSPNKTIEGYAGVLFVTLAATIGCFGLQRWFHTSTNLSLLQFLLLGIMISIAGSIGDLAESTIKRWSKAKDSGSLLPGHGGFFDRFDSVLFSTPVFYIILKLMGY, encoded by the coding sequence ATGCGAGAAAGGTTCATTGTGGCTCTGGTCCTTATCCCCATCGGGGCTTTTTTTGTTTTCACAAGCTTCTGGAATAATTTTCTTTTTTTCCTTGCTTTTCTGGTTGTTTCTCTTTTCATTAACTATGAAGTAGCAAGTCTTTTGGAAAAAAGAGGCTTTCACTTCTACTTATGGACTAACTCCATTCTTGTTACTCTCAGCACGCTCTCTTACTACCTCTTTAGTCTCCAAATTTATGATCTTGGATACTTTTACGTCATTCAAATACTTCTCCTCTCTCTTTCTTTTTTAATCACCTTCTTTCTCGAATCGCTGCAAGGAAAGTTCGAAGATGCCCCTACCAACCTGGGAATGTCTCTTGCTATGTACATTTTGACTGGTATATTTTTCCCTTTTCTCATTCTCTTAAAAGCTCAGGATCGCACAGGCTGGCTCGTTTTTCTCCCTCTCTTTCTCACCTGGATAGGAGATGCCGGGGGCTACTTTGCAGGAAAACTCTTTGGGAACCATAAACTCTCTTTTCTTTCCAGTCCAAACAAAACCATCGAAGGCTATGCTGGTGTTCTCTTTGTGACCCTGGCGGCTACGATTGGATGTTTTGGTCTTCAAAGGTGGTTTCATACATCCACAAATCTGTCTCTGTTACAGTTTCTTTTGCTGGGTATAATGATAAGCATTGCAGGAAGTATTGGTGATCTGGCTGAATCAACAATCAAACGTTGGTCTAAAGCAAAAGATTCTGGCTCTTTGCTACCTGGACATGGTGGTTTTTTTGACAGGTTTGATTCAGTCCTCTTCTCCACTCCCGTGTTTTATATCATTCTGAAACTCATGGGATACTAA